In the Mus pahari chromosome 19, PAHARI_EIJ_v1.1, whole genome shotgun sequence genome, one interval contains:
- the Hand2 gene encoding heart- and neural crest derivatives-expressed protein 2: protein MSLVGGFPHHPVVHHEGYPFAAAAAAAAAAAASRCSHEENPYFHGWLIGHPEMSPPDYSMALSYSPEYASGAAGLDHSHYGGVPPGAGPPGLGGPRPVKRRGTANRKERRRTQSINSAFAELRECIPNVPADTKLSKIKTLRLATSYIAYLMDLLAKDDQNGEAEAFKAEIKKTDVKEEKRKKELNEILKSTVSSNDKKTKGRTGWPQHVWALELKQ from the exons ATGAGTCTGGTGGGGGGCTTTCCCCACCACCCCGTGGTGCACCATGAGGGCTACCCGttcgccgctgccgccgccgccgctgccgctgccgccgccagCCGCTGCAGCCACGAGGAGAACCCCTACTTCCACGGCTGGCTTATTGGTCACCCAGAGATGTCGCCCCCCGACTACAGCATGGCCCTATCCTACAGCCCCGAGTACGCCAGCGGTGCCGCGGGCCTGGACCACTCCCATTATGGGGGAGTGCCGCCCGGCGCCGGGCCTCCCGGCCTGGGGGGGCCGCGCCCGGTGAAGCGCCGGGGCACCGCCAACCGCAAGGAGCGGCGCAGGACTCAGAGCATCAACAGCGCCTTCGCCGAGCTGCGCGAGTGCATCCCCAACGTGCCCGCCGACACCAAACTCTCCAAGATCAAGACACTGCGCCTGGCCACCAGCTACATCGCCTACCTCATGGATCTGCTGGCCAAGGACGACCAGAACGGAGAGGCGGAGGCCTTCAAGGCGGAGATCAAGAAGACTGACgtgaaagaggagaaaaggaagaaagagctg AATGAGATCCTGAAAAGCACGGTGAGCAGCAACGACAAGAAAACCAAAGGCCGGACAGGCTGGCCACAGCACGTCTGGGCCCTGGAGCTCAAGCAGTGA